TGGTAAACGATTTGCTCGGTGGCCGCGCGTGGTCCGGAAAACACATCGTCGCGGGTAAAGGGGGTGACCGATCCGCTGGGACGATCGTTGTATCCGGCGATCGAATCCGACAATGCTTGTTGAAAGTCATCAACGCTGATGTCGCGGGCGCGATATCCGGGTGTCGACAAGTTGGCGATGTTGCTGGCCAGCAGGTCGTGTCGTTTCTGGGCAAAGTTCAGCGTTTCTTGCAACGCCGGCAGCGTGCCCGAATTCAAGATGCCAAACATGCGTGTTTCCTCACCCGATGAACGTCGTTGATCTTGCCCGAATCAGGCGGCGCGCCGAATCGAACGGGTCTCGGGTTTTTGCGATGCCGCTGATCGCTGTGGAAAGACGATCGTGACCGCTGCCCCGCCCTGGGGACAGTTTTGCCAGTTCAGCTTCGCGCCGGCTTCGGCGACCGCGATCGGAATGCTGCGAGATCGCTTGTCGATGTCCGGACCGTCGTCGGCGATTTCCAATTCCACCGCCGAATCCGTCTGGCACGCGGTGATCATCAAATCCCCGCCGGCATCCAATTCGGCCAAAACCTGCGACGCGATCGAACGCACCACTCGAGTGGTCAATGCCGGATCAGCCGGTACGGGAATCGACGGGTCGATGTCGACTTCCAAACAGACCGGCGCCGGATGCGCCATCAGCATGGGGGCCGTGACGGTTTCGACCAGAAGGGCTAAAGAAACACTGGCACCCGGGTCGATGGAAAGATGTGACATGATCCGCTCGCGTCTTGCGTCGATGGCTGGTGGTCATTCGTCGCCGTAACAGTGCGACGTGTTCGAGCCATAACAATTGCGCGAAGGCCGGGGCAAGCCCGATCGTGCCAACCGTGGCGGTCTGCGGTGGATCGGCCAACGCGTGCCAGGGCGGTTCAGCGGCTGTCCGCGATACGGTCCAGCATTCCCGCCGGGTCGTTGATCGGCTGACGCGGCGTGTGGGCTGCATCGACCAGACCGGCCAAGAAACGATGGGCTTCGCTGCGAATGGGCTCGGGAACGTCCAGTCGATCCACTTCTTGGCCGATCTTGGCCACCCAGTCTCGCAGAGACGGCAAATGGCGGTCTTCGATCCAGCCTTCGACCGCACGGCGGGCAAAAAGTTCGTCCAGCGGTCGGCGAGCCTTGGCAAAGTGGTCGTGCTGCAACAACGCCGGCCAATTCAGACGACCAGAAATCGGATCCAGTTGCTGTGGCGACAATCCCATCGCGTCAGGTCCGATCCCGTTGGCGTCCGCGGCCGGTTCGGTTGCCGCATCGGCCCAGTGTCCGGTCAGTTCCCAGCCATCCGGCAATTGCCAACCTCCAGGAATCTGTGGAACCATGGCCGCGGCGGCCTTGCGTGCCATCGCCCGTTCGTAGACACGCCCGAAACGCGATTCACGATTGATTTGTTGTCGTTCTTGGCGCGCCAGCAAAGCGTCGATGCCGTTTTGCATCGCGGCACTGCGGGCAACTTCCCACTGGGTTTGCGCTTGGGCATGGTTCAAGTTGGCGACGCCCAGGCTGCGGATCACATCGGCACGGCCGTGCAACACGTTGGCATAACTGTTGATCAATCCCGATCGGTACGGCGACGACACCCCGTACGCATAGCCGCCCCAGGGCCGATAACCACAGCCGACGTGCCGGTACCCGACGACATACTTCTTCGCCGCATAGCGATCGGCCGAATCGTGATGAAAGTGGTGTTTTGCGGCATGCCCCAGCCCGCCGGGGTTTCCCGCCGATGCCAGACCGCCACCGCAGGCCAAAACAAGGGCACCGGCCAACAGCAACCCGCGGGCGGCGGTGGCGCGAATTTGGGACGAAAGGAAGCAAATCGGGCTGCGAAGTGACACGGCGTGGTTCCCCCGAACGACGGATGTGAAAGAACGTGCAACCTGGCCGAAAGGAAAATCGCTTTCACCCCAAGGGCGGTTCAGCGATCGGCCAACGTTCATCCAAGCGGGCAACCACCACCGTTGTGACAGACTTTCGCCGAAAATTGTCAGCGACGACGAATTGATGCCGGATTCGGCGGGAAAACCGGGGATTCCAGGCCACTGATCAGTCGCTGCTCAGGTCCAAAGAATCGCCGGACGATCCCGAATACTGCTGCGTTTGATATCCCGCTGACACGCTGGCATAGCGATTGACGGCGGTCTGTTTGCTGTGCTGGGTCGTCATCTGTCGTTGCACGTCGTCCCGACTGGTCGACAGCCGCTGCTCGCATTCTTTTTCGAACTGAATCAGCTCCAGCAACCGTTCTTCGGACTGTTTGTGCAGACGGATCGTTCGCTGCCGCAACGTCGGGTCACTCCAAGACCGTCGTTCCGGATCGACGTCGGCTTGGGTGGCGACCTTGTTGGACAAGTCCGACAGTTCACGCAGTGGCGGTTGCTTCTTGGCCAACACATTCATCAGCTCGGACATGCGACCGCCGTCGATCGCGTCGGACTGTTGCCGGGTCCATTCAAACAGTTCATCGATCAGTTCAGACCGACGCTGGACCCACACGGCCAACTGATCGCCGTGGACGATTTCCGATTCCATGAAGTTGTCTCCGTGCCTGAAAAGTTTTGTTTCCAATCTGTGCGAGGCATCCCGCCCGGCCCTGGTCGCCCTGCCCTAGCCCGTCACGCCCAATCGGTATTCACCCAGCCGTGTGCCGCCCGCCATGCTGTCCATCCATTGCAGGTAACGTTGCCAGCCGCCGCGATCGAATCGGGTCGTACGATCAAATTCCGAATCCAGTTCCGGCGGGATTTTGGACAGCACCGACAAGGCTTGCTTGATCAACAGATCCGCTTCACGGGTTCGCCCCATTTTCCGAACACACTGGGCCTGTCCCAAGATCGCCTCCAGCGCCGGCGGCTGATTCATGTAACGCAGTGAGATCGCCCGATACGCGGTCGACGCTTCATCCAGTCGCCCCATTTCCAACAGCGTGTCGGCTTCGGACATCAAACAGTTCCGCAAGATCACATCGGCGCGTGCCGACAAAGGTTGTTCTTCTTCGCGACGTTCATACAGTTGTCTCAGCTGTGTGAATCCCTCCAGGGCCGCCAACAATTCCGCTTCACTGCGTTGCCGCGACGTTCGGCGTGCGGCGTCCAACAGCGACGGGTCGTCCGCTTCGGTGGCCGCCCAGCGAGCCGCGAGTGCATGAGTCCGTGCCAACAGATAGGCCGTTGTTTCGGCGCGACGTTCCGGCCAATATCGCTGGACCGCTTCATCCAACACGCGAATGGTTTCCTGCAACAGTTCATCGTTCTGGCGATACAGTTCGATCTTTTCGGCATCGCTTTGGTCCGACGATTCCAGATCCGCCACCGTGATCTGTTCGTACAGCAATTCACCCAGTGAATACATCGAATCACGCCACGCGGGGCTGTCCGGCCGCAGGTCGCCATCTTGCAGGTTCGCGTGCAGAAAGTCCTTCGCTAGCTGGACATAATCGATCGCGTCGATATCGGTGACCGCCTCGGCATCTTCGTCCTGCAGACGACGCCGTCGCTGTTCGCGATTGGCCAATTCGATTGACGCCAGTGCGGCCATCAACCGAGCGTCATAGCGCAACGGATCCCGTTCGAATTCGACGATGCACGTCTCAAACGCGTCGATGGCTTCCTCGGCCCGGTCTTCGGCCAGCAGGGCCCGTCCCAGAGCGATCAGACCACGCGGCTGGCGTCGCCGTTGTTCGTATCGCAGATAATCCTGCAACATGTTGATGCTGCGTGAAAAGTGCCGACCTTGTTGATAGGCCTGAATCGCCGACCACAGCAGATCCAAATACTCCGGTTCATTGAAGCGCAACTTGGCTGCTTGATGAAAGGCATCGCCGGCGGAATGGTATCGGTGCCGAGCGACCTGAAAGGTGGAACGATCGATTTCACCGCCCGCGGCGTCGGCAAGGGTGGCCTGGGCCCACTGCAAATAGCCTTGCCCTTCTTCTTCCAGGGACTCGCTGCTGGAATAAAGCGGTGACAATGACCTGGCGGTTTCGATGGCCGATTCGAATTCGTTTTTTCGACGTAAAACTTCGATCGCCGCGCTCAATCGTTTGCGAAATTCGTCTTTCGTGATCAGCGACGAATCGAATCGGTCGGTGCTGCCCAGTTCGTGCATCATGTAACGGGTCGTCTGCACGACTTCCTCACCACGGCCTTGATCGGCCAGCAGTTCAATTTCGCGGATTCCACCCACCAACGCGGCGGCGCCGAAGGGACGTTGCTGGCGGACGGACGTCAATTGGGCAATGGCCAGTTCCAAATCGCCCTGCAATTGATACGCGCGGGCGGCCAACAACCGGGCTTGGGATCCGATGCGGGGTTCGGCTTCGCGTTGCAGCCGATTCATTTCGACCAGCACCGGTTCAAAACGACTGGCGATCGCTTGTTTGATTCGTGGGTCCTCATCACGACCGCTGGTCCATGCGGACGATCCCGTCGCACCACCGGCCGATGAGGCCATGGATTCGTTCAGATCAAAATCTTCCACCGTTTGGTCGATCTGTCGCTGAGCGTTCAGCAGACGAAATTCGTCGCGAAAGGAAGCTAAACGTGTTTGGGTTGCCAAATCGGATGCATTGAATTTGGCGAATTCGCCATCGATGATCGCTTTGGCGTCCTGCCAACGTGCCATCGCCAACAACGCACGCGTTCGAATCAACTGGCCTTGGCGCTGCTGTTCCTCGCTTAGCGTCGGCAAGGACAGAAATGTCTTGATGGTATCCAGCGACTTCTGCGCGCCACCGATCTTCAGCCTCAGTTGTGCCGACGCCAATAGCGGCAACAGATCTCGCCGCATCGTTTGGTCCCGCTCGATCGCCTTATCAAGGGCGTCGGCCGCCGCGGCGTATTCGCCGGTCGATAGCAAAGCCAACCCCAACAATCGGTTGCCTTCCGCTTCGCGTCCATCGGGAAAACCTTTTTCCGACGCTTCCTTTAGGTAGGGCACCGCGTCGGAATGGATCTCTCGTCGTGCCGCGGTTCCGGTGGCACTTTCGGACAACGCCATCTTTCCGGCGCCGACCAGAAAGGCTCGCAATGCCCGCAGCGAACCAGCGTCGTCTTTCGTTTCCGGTGCAACCGCGGGTTCTGCGGCGTCGCCGTTTTCTGTGGGATCGTCCGGGGGCTCCGCCGGTTCTTCGACGATTCGTTCGCCAGGATCGCCTTCGGGCGGCAGTTCGGATTCCAATTCCCCCAGTTCGACTTGTTCGGCGATTTTGCCTGCGATGATCGGTTGTCCCTGCAGGTACTGGTCCATCGCCAGTTGCAGACGTCGACCGTCGTCCGGTGGACCGCTGCCCAGCCAGATCGACGCAATGCCGGCGAATCCCATCAGTGCACTCAGACCGGCGATCCCGACGAACACGACCGGCCAAGGGAAACCCGACTTGGGTGCGGCGGCATCGGTTGCGTCAGGCGTATCGGCCATCCCGGCAGGGTCCCATCGGTGGACATAGAATTCGTCGACGATCCGTTTTCGACGGTCTGCATCCCTACCAAGATTCCTGTTTCACGCACAAGGCGGATCCGCACGGTGGCTGGCCCCCGCGAGGGCCGGTTCGTCGGCCCACCGTCGCGTCGCCGAGCGGCCTGAAGACGGACGCAGTGTCGCGGCACAGGAATTGTTTGCGGTGATTCTCCTTGGCGAAGGCGGGTGGAATTACCATACTGAGCGTTCAGGGCGTCATGGCCACCCGGGACGTTTCCGCGTCACGCCGGCGGTCGCGTGCCTGCCGACCCACCCACCGTTGACAGATGTGCACGTCGCCAGATTCGGGGACGTCGTACGTTCGGCTTCTTGATCCAAGCCGATCGGCTGCGGATCGATCTTTCGCCCGCCACCGGCATCGCACGTCCCACCATGCATCTGTCTTTTTGCCCAAGTGAGCTTGGAGTTCTCGTTTCGTGTTGAAAGTTCTATACGCACCGCTGCGGCTGGCCACCGGCTGGGGAATCAGTCCCCGCATTTTGGGCTGGATCGGCGTGTTGATGTTGGTGCTGTTGCGATTGACCATCGGATGGCATTTCTACAGCGAAGGCGTCGAAAAGGTCCGCAGCGGCAGTTGGACGGCCGAGCCGTTTTTCACCAACGCTCGCGGTCCACTGGCCCCGATGTACCGCGACATGGTCTGGGATTCCGAAGGCGTTTACCGGCTGGATCGTGACCGCGTCATGCTGGAATGGGCACGTTTTCGCGAACAAATTATCCGGCACTACGGTCTGGATGACGCACAGCAGGCCCTGGCCCAAGCGAATTATGCCAAAGCCGTCGAGCAATACGATTACGTGATCGAATTGAACCAAACGGACATCGAAGAATTCGAACTGGGGCGTGACCGCATCGCCGCCCTGGACCGAGACCCGACCCGCGGGGGCGTCGACAGTCTGGGTGGTCAACGCGAAACGATCCGCAGAGAACGTCAAAAGCTGATCGCACCGGTGCTGAGCCAGATTGATGCGATCGCCGAGAATTACGAATTGGCGCAAAACCGCATCGCCAACGAAGAACAACAAGACCGCCATCCTGCCCTGGCGATGGCACCGCCGCCCACTTCGTTGATGGACACGTCGCGGATCGATTTGATCCTGCCGTATTTCGACGTGGTCATCGGCCTAATGTTGATGCTGGGTCTGCTGACACCTTTGGCGGCGTTGGCTGCGGCTGGTTTTCTCGGTTCAGTTTTCCTAAGCCAGTTTCCACCATCGACCGGTCCGTCATCGACGATGTACCAGCTGATCGAATCGATGGCTTGCCTGGTTTTGGCAGCGACGGGTTCCGGACGCTTCGCCGGCTTGGACTACTTTTTCCATCTGATCACGCGGAAAACCGCCGGTCCAAAATGAACTCGGACGCATCGTCGTTCGTTGATCTCCTGCGGGATCTTTCGGCACAACGGTGCAGCGACGGCATAAAATGAATGGGTGTTCGCCCGTTCGCCCCCCCCACACAGCAACCCATCCAAAACACACCCAACTCCTTCTTAGGTCCAGGAGCCCACCGTGGTAGACAAGCTTTCGGCCGATCAACGCGACATCGGCAAACAAAATTATTACTCGGCGGTCGGCAGCTACTACGACGTCAATCGTCGTGATTTCCTGCGTGGGATCGTCGCCGCCGGTGCGGTCAGTGGTGCCGGTTTGGGTGCCGCCTACTTTGGTTACGGCAAAGTCAAAGATCCCGTCCGCGTTGCCGTGATCGGTACCGGCGACGAAGGCAATGTTTTGATCGGCGGCTGTAACCCTGATTACGTCGATGTCCGCGCGATCTGTGACATTCGTCCGTTCAGCAAACACCGTGCGTTCCACGGGGACTGCAGCAGTCCGTCGGCACTGGTTCGTCGTCCCGGTTTGATCTCAGTCGCCGGATACAAGGACGAAGCGGAAGCCCGCAAGAACGTCAAGGTTTACGACGCCGACAACGGCGGCATCATGGCATGTCTGGACGATCCGGACATCGAAGCGGTGATCATCGCGTTGCCGTTGTGGCTTCACGCCCCGGTCGCCGCACAGGCGATGGAACGTGGTCTTCACGTACTGACCGAAAAACTGATGGCCCGCACCGTGGCCCAGTGCAAAGTCATGGCACGGATGGCCAACGAAATGACGGACAAGGCGGGCAATCCGATTCACTTGGCCACCGGTCACCAACGTCACTACAACGTCAAGTATGACAATGCGGTCAACCTGATCCGCTGGGGTTTGCTGGGACAGTTGCACCACATCCGGGCGCAGTGGCACCGCGGCAACCTGCCGGGCGCCGACAGCTGGTCGATGCCCATCCCCGGCGGCGAACGCACCGCCGATGGCAAGGTCTTTGATCGCATCGCCAAGGACTTGGAGTACCGACGCAAGAAATTGGAAGAAGCGACCGATCCCGATGAAGTCGCCAAGTGGCAGGCACAAATCGCCCAATGGGCCGCCTGGGATGCCGACAAGAACATCGATCCGAAGGCGTTCGGTTACGAAGACTTCCAGGTCAATGACAAGCTGTTCACCGCCGCCGAAGAATTGCACCGTTGGCGTTTGTTCCAACGCACCGGCGCCGGTTTGATGGCCGAACTGGGCAGCCACCAACTGGATGCGGTCAGCATCTTCTTGTCCTCGCTGCGTGACGATGGCAAAAAGGTCCATCCGTTGTCGGTCCACGCCGTCGGCGGTCGTCACATCATGCCGCTGGACCGCGAAGTCGGCGACCACGTTTACTGCACGTTCGAATTCCCCGGGCCGGAATACTCCGCACAGTTCGACGTCGGCTATTACGACCGCGTCGAAAAGTATCCCGACGGCGCGGTCCCCGGTTACGAACAAGACCCGAACAAGAAGGTCGTGGTCACCTACAGCAGCATCAACGGCAACGGCTTTGGCGGCTGGGGCGAAGTCGTCATGGGCACCAAGGGCACGTTGATCTTGGACAAAGAAACCGACGTTCTGCTGTACCGTAACAGTGACACCAGCAGCAAAGTCGGCGTCGCCAAGAAAGAAGGCGGCTATGCCTTGGACACCAGCGCCTCGGGTGATTATTCCGCACCGGTCGCCCAGGCCGCCGACAGCGGTCCGGTCAGCCGTGGTTATCGCGAGGAAATCGAGCACTGGGCTTACTGCATCCGCAACCCCGATCCGGAAAACAAGCCGCGTTGCTATCCCGCCGTCGCCATGGGTGACGCCGTCATTGCTTTGGCCACCAACGTTGCGATCAAGAACAACTTGGCCGGCAAGGGCGGCTATCTGGAATTTGAAGAAGACTGGTTCGACGTCGACAACGATGCGGTTCCCGATGGCAGCACCATTGCCGAAGCGACCGAGTTCATGAAGAAGCCCGTGGCCTAAAACCACCGCCGCTTCACTTGGACGATTCGCACCGTCCCCAACCCCCGCACAGGCTTGTCCGATCCACCGGACAAGCCTGTTTTTGTTTCCCCCCACACCCCGTAGGTGGTTCAACCCCACGAAACACAGCGAGCACCCCGGTCTCCGACGCTGCCGAAATTTCGTCAAAAAGCTTCAATTTGATCCGCCCGGTCATCTAGGATGGTGACTCATCCCCACACCCCACCTTCATCCTGCCCGTGCATGCCATGCCGCCCCGCCCCAAGTTCGATCGGCTGAGTGATCGTTTTGTTGCCGCTTTGATCGGGATCACGCTGGCCCCGCTGGGATGCATGTCCGCCGCCCATGCACAGCCCGGCGGCCCCGCCGTCGTGATCGTCCAAAAGGTCACCGAAGAAAAGATCGCGCCGTATCAAGAGTTCGTTGGCAGCGTGAAAGCCAACCGCCGCAGCGTCATCGGCAGTGCCGTTGACGGACGCGTCGAACAGTTCATGGTCGAAGCCGGCGATCCGGTCGCCGCGGGTGACGAACTGGCTCAGCTGCGCACACGAACGATCAGCCTGGAGATCGCCGCGGCCAAAGCCGAACTGAAGCTTCGCGAAGCGGAACTGCAGGAACTGAAAAACGGCTTGCGAGACGAAGAAATCCAGTTGGAACGCGCCAAGTCGCAAGCCGCAAACGCCGCAAACGCCTACGCACAAGCAAAGCTGAAACGATTCGAATCGCTATTCAAATCTTCGTCCGGCGTGTCTCGTGACGAATACGAATCGTCACGAGCCGAGGCCTTGGCGGCCCAAGCCATCGTTGAACAGACCGCCGCCAGTCTGGCATTGGCCGAACAAGGCACACGCCAAGAACGCATCGAACAGGCCGCCGCCCG
The Crateriforma spongiae DNA segment above includes these coding regions:
- a CDS encoding flagellar basal body rod protein FlgB, with product MFGILNSGTLPALQETLNFAQKRHDLLASNIANLSTPGYRARDISVDDFQQALSDSIAGYNDRPSGSVTPFTRDDVFSGPRAATEQIVYHDDSDVSLEQQVTEIGKNQHLQSMAITTMRSQFALLRAAITERAT
- a CDS encoding Gfo/Idh/MocA family protein; this translates as MVDKLSADQRDIGKQNYYSAVGSYYDVNRRDFLRGIVAAGAVSGAGLGAAYFGYGKVKDPVRVAVIGTGDEGNVLIGGCNPDYVDVRAICDIRPFSKHRAFHGDCSSPSALVRRPGLISVAGYKDEAEARKNVKVYDADNGGIMACLDDPDIEAVIIALPLWLHAPVAAQAMERGLHVLTEKLMARTVAQCKVMARMANEMTDKAGNPIHLATGHQRHYNVKYDNAVNLIRWGLLGQLHHIRAQWHRGNLPGADSWSMPIPGGERTADGKVFDRIAKDLEYRRKKLEEATDPDEVAKWQAQIAQWAAWDADKNIDPKAFGYEDFQVNDKLFTAAEELHRWRLFQRTGAGLMAELGSHQLDAVSIFLSSLRDDGKKVHPLSVHAVGGRHIMPLDREVGDHVYCTFEFPGPEYSAQFDVGYYDRVEKYPDGAVPGYEQDPNKKVVVTYSSINGNGFGGWGEVVMGTKGTLILDKETDVLLYRNSDTSSKVGVAKKEGGYALDTSASGDYSAPVAQAADSGPVSRGYREEIEHWAYCIRNPDPENKPRCYPAVAMGDAVIALATNVAIKNNLAGKGGYLEFEEDWFDVDNDAVPDGSTIAEATEFMKKPVA
- a CDS encoding P-loop NTPase family protein, with translation MLKVLYAPLRLATGWGISPRILGWIGVLMLVLLRLTIGWHFYSEGVEKVRSGSWTAEPFFTNARGPLAPMYRDMVWDSEGVYRLDRDRVMLEWARFREQIIRHYGLDDAQQALAQANYAKAVEQYDYVIELNQTDIEEFELGRDRIAALDRDPTRGGVDSLGGQRETIRRERQKLIAPVLSQIDAIAENYELAQNRIANEEQQDRHPALAMAPPPTSLMDTSRIDLILPYFDVVIGLMLMLGLLTPLAALAAAGFLGSVFLSQFPPSTGPSSTMYQLIESMACLVLAATGSGRFAGLDYFFHLITRKTAGPK
- a CDS encoding histidine kinase, yielding MSHLSIDPGASVSLALLVETVTAPMLMAHPAPVCLEVDIDPSIPVPADPALTTRVVRSIASQVLAELDAGGDLMITACQTDSAVELEIADDGPDIDKRSRSIPIAVAEAGAKLNWQNCPQGGAAVTIVFPQRSAASQKPETRSIRRAA